The following proteins are co-located in the Halorussus caseinilyticus genome:
- a CDS encoding ABC transporter ATP-binding protein produces MAVTDDAGALDTETVLHTEGLTKQFGDFVAVDSVDLEVRDGEFRSVIGPNGAGKTTLFNCLTGALRPTSGTVRFRGEDVTRMAPHERVRRGMGRSFQISTVFGGLSVRENVRLSAQSVAESEGEIGLRRQLFTPTDRFESVESRTDEVLAEIGLEDRGDDYARNLAHGDRRRLELGLVLATDPELVLLDEPTAGMGSEETRRTIRLVEEVLADRTMLLIEHDIDLVMNVSDRVTVLNRGQVLATGTPERIAEDDDVQRAYLGGVRE; encoded by the coding sequence ATGGCCGTCACGGACGACGCCGGGGCGCTCGACACCGAGACCGTCCTCCACACCGAGGGCCTGACCAAGCAGTTCGGCGACTTCGTGGCGGTCGATTCGGTGGACCTCGAAGTCCGAGACGGCGAGTTCCGGAGCGTCATCGGACCGAACGGCGCGGGCAAGACCACGCTGTTCAACTGTCTCACGGGCGCGCTCCGGCCCACCTCGGGGACGGTCCGGTTCCGCGGCGAGGACGTGACCCGGATGGCTCCCCACGAGCGCGTCCGGCGCGGGATGGGTCGGTCGTTCCAGATTTCGACGGTGTTCGGCGGTCTCTCGGTCAGAGAGAACGTCAGGCTCTCGGCCCAGTCGGTCGCCGAGAGCGAGGGCGAAATCGGACTCCGCCGCCAGTTGTTCACTCCGACCGACCGCTTCGAGTCGGTCGAGTCGCGGACCGACGAGGTGCTGGCCGAAATCGGGTTAGAAGACCGGGGCGACGACTACGCCCGTAATCTGGCCCACGGCGACCGGCGGCGTCTCGAACTCGGACTGGTGCTGGCGACCGACCCCGAACTCGTGCTGTTGGACGAACCCACCGCGGGGATGGGGAGCGAGGAGACCCGCCGGACGATACGCCTCGTCGAGGAGGTGCTCGCCGACCGGACGATGTTGCTCATCGAACACGACATCGACCTCGTGATGAACGTCTCCGACAGGGTGACGGTGCTGAACCGCGGGCAGGTGCTGGCGACCGGCACGCCCGAGCGCATCGCCGAGGACGACGACGTTCAGCGGGCCTACCTCGGAGGTGTCCGGGAATGA